The proteins below are encoded in one region of Thermosulfurimonas marina:
- the acsB gene encoding acetyl-CoA decarbonylase/synthase complex subunit alpha/beta: MSKIIATKAIRGAHKIVEQAQEKYEEAVKKFGKEAEVAFPNTAYYLPIIYAMLGYPVKRLGDCGEVLEEARKLLPPVPDEHLWTPYLGPALDAGMATFFAEEIIEAIRYLEDPNFYTKTEEPVNGNIWLGAADDVIFRKRGVEFVDGTAPGFAAILGAPPDKETAVRIAQELQEKNLYVFMHHHTDGRYMPEMLKEAGVQLGWPTRLVPFGPDYTSVVFAIGFACRVAMAFGGIKPGDYMGNLLYNKDRTFAFVITFGPISEEWYANGAGAINWGFPVISDWDEPEIKPYGICMYEHVVSRVPHEEIVDRAIEVRGLKVTTVKLDIPVAYAPAFEGERVRKDDLYLECGGGRTPAVELLLSKPLDEVEDGKIEVIGPEINEVEKLGLPGPPYRLPFAVVVEVAGANMQEDFEAILERQFHHLINYAQGIMHVGQRNIMWLRISKQAVEKGFLFRHIGQILYAKMRQEFGAIVDKCQVTIYTEEDKVKEILELAKEVYAKRDARIAGMTDESVDVYYSCTLCQSFAPSHVCVITPERIGMCGAYNWLDGKACYELNPAGPNQPIEKGELLDERLGQFSGINEFVKKASRGKVERVSLYSILVDPMTACGCFECIAAVLPSVNGIMIVNRDYMGMTPTGMKFSTMAGMVGGGQVTPGFMGVSKHYITSRKFLLAEGGLKRVVWMPKMLKEELKERLQKRAEELGIPDLLDKIADETVATSEQEVKEWIEKVKHPVLEMEPLM, from the coding sequence ATGTCGAAGATCATTGCCACCAAGGCCATTCGCGGGGCTCACAAGATTGTGGAGCAGGCCCAGGAAAAATATGAAGAGGCGGTGAAGAAATTCGGCAAGGAAGCGGAGGTGGCCTTTCCGAACACCGCCTACTATCTTCCCATCATCTACGCCATGTTGGGCTATCCGGTAAAGAGATTGGGGGACTGCGGAGAGGTCCTGGAGGAGGCTCGGAAGCTTCTTCCTCCGGTACCAGACGAACATCTCTGGACCCCTTACCTGGGACCGGCGCTGGATGCGGGGATGGCCACCTTCTTTGCCGAAGAGATCATCGAGGCCATCCGGTATTTGGAAGATCCCAACTTCTATACCAAGACCGAGGAGCCGGTAAACGGGAATATCTGGCTTGGGGCCGCCGACGACGTTATTTTCCGGAAGCGAGGAGTGGAGTTTGTGGACGGAACCGCTCCGGGCTTTGCGGCCATCCTGGGAGCCCCGCCGGACAAAGAGACCGCGGTGCGCATCGCCCAAGAGCTTCAGGAAAAAAACCTCTATGTATTTATGCATCATCATACCGACGGGCGCTACATGCCGGAGATGCTCAAGGAGGCCGGGGTACAGCTCGGCTGGCCCACCCGGCTGGTCCCCTTCGGGCCGGACTATACCTCGGTGGTCTTCGCCATCGGGTTTGCCTGTCGGGTGGCCATGGCCTTTGGGGGTATCAAGCCCGGGGACTATATGGGCAATCTCCTCTACAACAAGGACCGGACCTTCGCCTTTGTGATTACCTTCGGGCCCATCTCCGAGGAATGGTACGCCAACGGAGCCGGGGCTATCAACTGGGGCTTTCCGGTGATCTCCGACTGGGATGAGCCGGAGATCAAGCCCTACGGGATCTGTATGTACGAACATGTGGTCTCCCGGGTGCCGCACGAGGAGATCGTAGACCGGGCCATTGAGGTCCGGGGGCTCAAGGTGACCACGGTCAAGCTGGACATTCCGGTGGCCTACGCCCCGGCCTTTGAGGGAGAACGGGTGCGTAAGGACGATCTTTACCTGGAGTGCGGGGGAGGTCGGACCCCGGCGGTGGAACTCCTGCTTTCCAAGCCCTTGGATGAGGTAGAGGACGGCAAGATCGAGGTCATCGGGCCGGAGATCAATGAGGTGGAGAAGCTGGGTCTTCCGGGTCCGCCTTACCGGCTGCCCTTCGCCGTGGTGGTGGAGGTAGCCGGAGCCAACATGCAGGAGGATTTTGAGGCCATCCTGGAGCGGCAGTTTCACCATCTTATCAACTATGCCCAGGGGATTATGCATGTAGGCCAGCGGAACATCATGTGGCTGCGCATCAGCAAACAGGCTGTGGAAAAAGGCTTCCTTTTCCGGCACATCGGACAGATCCTTTACGCTAAGATGCGCCAGGAATTCGGGGCCATCGTGGACAAATGCCAGGTGACCATCTATACCGAGGAGGACAAGGTCAAGGAGATCCTGGAGCTGGCCAAGGAGGTCTATGCCAAGCGGGATGCCCGGATTGCGGGCATGACCGATGAAAGCGTGGATGTCTACTATTCCTGCACCCTTTGCCAGAGCTTTGCCCCCAGCCATGTGTGCGTAATTACCCCGGAGCGGATCGGAATGTGCGGGGCTTACAACTGGCTGGACGGGAAGGCCTGCTACGAGCTCAATCCCGCAGGACCCAACCAGCCCATTGAAAAAGGGGAGCTCCTTGACGAACGTCTAGGTCAGTTTTCCGGAATTAACGAATTCGTGAAAAAGGCCAGCCGGGGCAAGGTGGAACGGGTGAGCCTTTACAGCATCCTGGTGGACCCCATGACCGCCTGCGGGTGTTTTGAGTGTATTGCTGCGGTGCTGCCCTCGGTAAACGGAATCATGATCGTCAACCGGGACTACATGGGCATGACCCCCACAGGAATGAAGTTTTCCACCATGGCCGGAATGGTGGGTGGGGGCCAGGTCACGCCGGGTTTCATGGGAGTCTCCAAGCACTACATTACCTCGCGGAAGTTTCTTTTGGCCGAAGGAGGGCTTAAGCGGGTGGTCTGGATGCCCAAGATGCTCAAGGAAGAATTGAAGGAGCGCCTACAGAAACGGGCCGAAGAGTTGGGGATTCCGGACCTCCTGGACAAGATCGCCGACGAGACCGTGGCCACCAGTGAACAGGAGGTCAAGGAGTGGATCGAGAAGGTCAAGCACCCGGTGCTTGAGATGGAACCTCTGATGTAA